A genomic window from Candidatus Kouleothrix ribensis includes:
- the glyS gene encoding glycine--tRNA ligase: protein MPATTLDQVVSLAKRRGLIFPSSEIYGGLQGVFDYGPLGVELKNNIQHDWWRTNVYERDDMEGLDAAILMNRLVWKYSGHEETFNDPLVDCRSCKSRWRADHIKGKCPNCGSSDLTEPRPFNMMFKTAVGPVADAGSFAYLRPETAQGIFVNFANVQTTTGRKLPFGIAQIGKAFRNEINPRNFLFRVREFDQMEIEFFVMPGSDEQWHERWLEARLSWWEGIGVPRERIQVYDVPKADLAHYSKRTYDLMYNYPTLGYEEIEGIANRTDFDLGSHSRDQASLGLAARVSPNSDSLAKLTYFDPESKRHVVPFVIEPSAGVGRCTLAVLCEAYDEQQVKAPPEEQIEAVRAALTTFLRSVGRNEKLAADTKGVLEQQGAAIAANLPQALPLVETLLALPGADQIEVGKKLRGQAQPLIDEHFRTVLHLKPKIAPIKAAVFPLKRNHDGLVGTAKAIRKVLQHTGMRTVYDDTGAIGKLYRRQDEIGTPFCITVDFQTLEDGSVTVRDRDSMQQQRVASAELAGYLREQVG, encoded by the coding sequence ATGCCTGCTACAACCCTCGATCAGGTCGTGTCGCTGGCTAAGCGGCGCGGCTTGATCTTCCCCAGCTCCGAAATCTACGGCGGCCTGCAGGGCGTGTTCGACTACGGGCCGCTTGGGGTTGAGCTGAAGAACAACATCCAACACGACTGGTGGCGCACCAATGTCTACGAGCGCGACGATATGGAAGGCCTCGACGCGGCCATCCTGATGAACCGGCTGGTCTGGAAGTACTCGGGCCACGAAGAAACCTTCAACGACCCGCTGGTCGACTGCCGCAGCTGCAAGAGCCGCTGGCGCGCCGACCATATCAAGGGCAAGTGCCCGAACTGCGGCAGCAGCGACCTGACCGAGCCGCGGCCGTTCAACATGATGTTCAAGACCGCCGTCGGGCCGGTGGCTGATGCCGGCTCGTTCGCCTACCTGCGGCCCGAAACGGCCCAGGGCATCTTTGTGAACTTCGCGAATGTGCAGACGACCACCGGCCGCAAGCTGCCGTTCGGCATCGCGCAGATCGGCAAGGCCTTTCGCAACGAGATCAATCCGCGCAACTTCCTGTTCCGCGTGCGCGAGTTCGATCAGATGGAGATCGAGTTTTTCGTGATGCCCGGCAGCGACGAGCAGTGGCACGAGCGCTGGCTTGAGGCACGCCTGAGCTGGTGGGAAGGCATTGGCGTGCCGCGCGAGCGCATCCAGGTGTACGATGTGCCCAAGGCCGACCTGGCGCACTACTCGAAGCGCACCTACGACCTGATGTACAACTACCCGACGCTGGGCTACGAGGAGATCGAGGGCATCGCCAACCGCACCGACTTCGACCTCGGCTCGCATAGCCGCGATCAGGCCAGCCTGGGCCTGGCGGCACGCGTCAGCCCGAATAGCGATAGCCTGGCGAAGCTGACCTACTTCGACCCCGAGAGCAAGCGCCATGTCGTGCCGTTCGTGATCGAGCCATCGGCCGGGGTGGGCCGCTGCACGCTGGCGGTGCTGTGCGAAGCCTACGACGAGCAGCAGGTGAAGGCGCCGCCCGAGGAGCAGATCGAGGCTGTGCGCGCGGCGCTCACCACGTTCCTGCGCTCGGTTGGCCGCAACGAGAAGCTCGCGGCCGATACCAAGGGCGTACTCGAGCAGCAGGGCGCCGCCATCGCCGCGAACCTGCCGCAGGCCTTGCCGCTAGTTGAGACGCTGCTGGCGCTGCCGGGCGCCGACCAGATCGAGGTTGGTAAGAAGCTGCGCGGCCAGGCCCAGCCGCTGATCGACGAGCACTTCCGTACGGTGCTGCACCTCAAGCCCAAGATTGCGCCGATCAAGGCGGCGGTGTTCCCGCTTAAGCGCAACCACGATGGTCTGGTCGGCACGGCCAAAGCCATCCGCAAGGTGCTGCAGCACACCGGCATGCGCACTGTCTACGACGACACCGGCGCGATCGGGAAGCTGTACCGCCGGCAAGATGAGATCGGCACGCCGTTCTGCATCACGGTCGACTTCCAGACGCTCGAAGACGGCAGCGTAACCGTGCGCGACCGCGACAGTATGCAGCAGCAGCGCGTGGCCAGCGCCGAGCTGGCCGGCTATCTGCGCGAGCAGGTGGGGTAG
- a CDS encoding single-stranded DNA-binding protein, which yields MEQVKGTLNRVELIGWLGAEPEQRFVPSGAAVCNFRVATKRPAGRNEAGERILESEWTSVEAWEKLAEQCGRFLHKGSRVRVVGSLQTQSWEDRETGQRRFKTVVRAEDVLFLDARPEAQEQPALAAEETEDVPF from the coding sequence ATGGAACAGGTCAAAGGTACGCTGAATCGGGTGGAACTGATTGGTTGGCTGGGCGCCGAGCCGGAGCAGCGGTTCGTGCCGTCGGGCGCAGCAGTGTGCAACTTCCGGGTTGCCACCAAGCGGCCGGCTGGGCGGAACGAGGCCGGCGAGCGCATCCTCGAATCCGAGTGGACGAGTGTCGAAGCTTGGGAAAAACTGGCTGAGCAGTGTGGCCGCTTCTTGCACAAGGGTAGCCGTGTGCGCGTGGTCGGCAGCCTGCAGACCCAGTCGTGGGAGGATCGCGAGACTGGCCAGCGGCGGTTCAAGACGGTCGTTCGCGCCGAGGACGTATTGTTCCTCGACGCGCGCCCCGAGGCGCAGGAGCAGCCTGCTCTGGCCGCCGAAGAGACGGAAGACGTGCCGTTCTAG
- a CDS encoding ISAs1 family transposase, with protein MQYTATASTGEGVTFALETLPQAFATIPDPRRTQGTRYSVAAILSLAVVAVLANHTSVLAIAEWATRQTRHVRRALGFRRDATPHQTTIQRLLARLEPADVAAAVTRVFDPRTPGVLRQRGGHGVALDGKAQRGRLKHGATPTHPIHAVSAFCHDLGGVLAQLVVDAQQHEAEGTVAPEAIGQIDWQGRVLTGDALYCQQALCTQVVEAGGDYVLIVKGNQPTLLADIVQVFTPLTAEEQARSGIHTVQPLPIQVYRTVEKGHGRLEERVIRTSSELAGYSSWPYLVQVFEYTRTWTIKGVRKQQVRYGITSLPADVGDAAHLATLKRGHWQVENALHYGKDVTLGEDASQTHVGNGADVFAMVRNTAISLIRRDGHRDIAAQLRRYSSCPHEALALLGIRIKENA; from the coding sequence ATGCAGTATACCGCAACCGCGTCGACTGGGGAGGGCGTGACCTTTGCCCTGGAAACCTTGCCCCAAGCATTCGCCACCATTCCCGATCCGCGCCGCACGCAGGGGACACGCTATTCTGTCGCGGCCATTTTGTCGCTGGCGGTTGTGGCGGTGCTGGCTAACCATACGTCGGTGCTCGCCATCGCCGAGTGGGCCACCCGGCAGACCCGGCACGTGCGCCGTGCGCTCGGCTTTCGGCGCGACGCCACGCCGCACCAGACCACCATCCAGCGCTTGCTGGCGCGGCTGGAACCCGCCGATGTCGCTGCGGCCGTGACGCGCGTGTTCGACCCCCGCACCCCCGGCGTGCTGCGGCAACGCGGGGGTCACGGGGTGGCGCTCGATGGCAAAGCCCAGCGTGGTCGGCTCAAACACGGTGCCACGCCCACCCATCCCATCCACGCGGTGAGCGCTTTTTGTCACGACCTCGGTGGCGTGCTGGCCCAATTGGTGGTGGATGCCCAGCAGCACGAAGCCGAGGGAACCGTGGCCCCGGAGGCGATTGGGCAGATCGATTGGCAGGGACGCGTGTTGACGGGCGATGCGTTGTACTGCCAGCAGGCGCTCTGCACGCAGGTGGTGGAGGCCGGCGGCGATTATGTGCTGATCGTCAAGGGGAACCAGCCGACCTTGCTGGCTGATATCGTGCAGGTCTTCACGCCACTGACGGCTGAGGAACAGGCGCGGAGCGGCATCCATACGGTGCAGCCGCTGCCCATCCAGGTCTATCGGACAGTTGAGAAAGGCCACGGGCGGCTGGAAGAACGGGTGATCCGCACGTCGAGCGAACTGGCCGGGTATAGTTCCTGGCCGTATCTCGTGCAGGTGTTCGAGTATACCCGCACCTGGACGATCAAGGGCGTCCGCAAGCAGCAGGTGCGTTATGGTATCACGAGTCTGCCGGCCGACGTGGGCGATGCCGCGCATTTGGCAACGCTCAAACGGGGCCATTGGCAGGTAGAAAACGCCCTGCATTACGGCAAAGATGTGACGCTGGGCGAAGATGCGAGCCAAACGCACGTCGGGAACGGCGCGGATGTGTTTGCCATGGTGCGGAACACGGCGATTAGCCTGATCCGGCGAGACGGACATCGGGATATTGCGGCCCAGCTGCGGCGCTACAGCAGTTGCCCGCACGAGGCGCTCGCACTCCTGGGCATTCGCATTAAGGAGAACGCATAA
- a CDS encoding VWA domain-containing protein produces the protein MPRLSFIFPTLLWLLLLLPPLWALTLLAPRRLPRWRFWASLLLRTLAVAGLVLGLAGAQLIQPVGAVTSVFLLDGSDSVALSQRARAEAFVQQALAAMPSDDRAALVVFGQRALVERPPSAEQALGQVAAQPGGGATNIEDAVRLGLALLPNEGHARLVLLSDGGENAGDSAAAARLAAARGVPIDVVPLSGLADGTDAQVSGVELPAAARQGQRLRMKITLESNAAASGQLTVSGPGGATIAAQAVQLRAGTQAFELVLPEAQPSFSRYIVRLEVPGDARPENNAAEAYSFVSGQPRVLLIEGQPGEARSLAAALTAARLDVAVLAPAQAPASLADLSAYDAAVLVNVPRRALPDRVQSALSAYVHDLGRGLLMVGGDQSFGAGGWRGTPIEAALPVTMDIPTQVRLPAVGIVILIDVSGSMAQEEGGRSKIALAAEGAQRIAALLRDEDELTVVLFDSEPRQVIGPLPGSRRDEAIDALSRAQAGGGGIEMHDGLAEAARYIRQSDRPVRHIITITDGNDSVQQEGARAIVQQLHDERVTLSSIAVGDGNDVPFLRDIARIGGGRTFLTDRAANLPTLLVDEAQAVIQPYIVEQDFVPSRTATHPILRGIEQAPQLKGYVLATPRQSAQVLLAGPRGDTLLAAWQFGLGRGLAWTSDFKGAWAGAWVGWDEFPRFSAQLLGWLLPPQNSQELTLQTSSSGADLLLSAQAQDALGQPRTGLTIAGQLLATDTISTAVTLREVGPGQYRAALSGARPGVYLVQLIARDQRGQPIGAVTAGAVVPQSAEYRSRGANPAVLEALARGTGGRQNVAAERAFDPNRASQGAVREIGMALLWMALLLLPLDIALRRLLFTRPARAGGPQRVAQPQHSAPEPAKPQNASPQPPARRLRPQNSELERLREAQERARRRARGEE, from the coding sequence ATGCCACGACTCAGCTTCATCTTCCCAACCTTGCTCTGGCTACTGCTGCTGCTACCGCCGCTGTGGGCGCTGACGCTGCTCGCGCCGCGCCGGCTGCCGCGCTGGCGCTTCTGGGCCAGCCTGCTGCTGCGCACGCTCGCCGTTGCCGGCCTGGTGCTGGGGCTGGCCGGTGCCCAGCTCATCCAGCCGGTCGGCGCCGTCACCAGCGTGTTCCTGCTCGACGGATCGGACTCGGTCGCGCTATCGCAGCGCGCGCGCGCCGAAGCGTTTGTGCAGCAGGCGCTGGCCGCGATGCCCAGCGACGATCGTGCCGCGCTGGTGGTGTTTGGCCAGCGCGCGCTGGTTGAGCGCCCGCCCTCGGCCGAGCAGGCGCTCGGCCAGGTGGCTGCCCAGCCCGGCGGCGGCGCGACGAATATCGAAGATGCGGTGCGGCTGGGGCTGGCGCTGCTGCCAAACGAGGGCCACGCGCGGCTGGTGCTGCTCTCGGATGGCGGCGAGAATGCCGGCGATTCTGCTGCGGCCGCACGCCTGGCGGCCGCGCGCGGCGTGCCGATCGACGTGGTGCCGCTGAGCGGCCTGGCCGACGGCACCGACGCGCAGGTGAGCGGGGTCGAGCTGCCGGCCGCCGCGCGCCAGGGCCAGCGCCTGCGTATGAAGATTACGCTCGAGAGCAACGCCGCCGCCAGTGGCCAGCTGACCGTCAGCGGCCCTGGCGGTGCCACGATCGCCGCGCAGGCCGTGCAGCTGCGCGCCGGCACCCAGGCCTTCGAGCTGGTGCTGCCCGAGGCTCAGCCGTCGTTCAGCCGCTATATTGTGCGGCTCGAAGTGCCGGGCGACGCGCGGCCCGAGAACAATGCCGCCGAGGCCTACAGCTTCGTCAGCGGGCAGCCGCGCGTGTTGCTGATCGAGGGCCAGCCGGGCGAAGCCCGCAGCCTGGCCGCAGCGCTGACTGCCGCCCGGCTCGACGTAGCCGTGCTGGCACCGGCGCAGGCCCCGGCCAGCCTGGCCGACCTGAGCGCCTATGACGCGGCCGTGCTGGTGAATGTGCCGCGCCGCGCGCTGCCCGATCGCGTGCAGAGCGCGCTCTCGGCCTATGTCCACGACCTCGGGCGTGGGCTGCTGATGGTCGGCGGCGACCAGTCGTTCGGCGCGGGCGGCTGGCGCGGCACGCCGATCGAGGCGGCCCTGCCGGTGACGATGGACATCCCAACCCAGGTGCGGCTGCCGGCGGTCGGCATCGTGATTCTGATCGACGTGTCGGGCAGCATGGCTCAAGAAGAAGGCGGCCGCTCGAAGATCGCGCTCGCCGCCGAGGGCGCCCAGCGCATCGCGGCGCTGCTGCGCGACGAAGATGAGCTGACGGTGGTGCTGTTCGACAGCGAGCCGCGCCAGGTGATCGGGCCATTGCCGGGCAGCCGCCGCGACGAGGCGATCGACGCGTTGAGCCGCGCACAGGCCGGCGGCGGCGGGATCGAGATGCACGATGGCCTGGCCGAAGCCGCGCGCTATATTCGCCAGAGCGACCGGCCGGTGCGGCATATCATCACGATCACCGATGGCAACGACTCGGTGCAGCAGGAGGGCGCGCGCGCGATCGTGCAGCAGCTGCACGACGAGCGTGTGACCCTGAGTTCGATCGCGGTTGGCGACGGCAACGACGTGCCGTTTCTGCGCGACATCGCGCGGATCGGCGGCGGGCGCACATTTCTGACTGACCGGGCTGCCAACCTGCCGACGCTGCTGGTCGACGAAGCCCAGGCAGTCATTCAGCCATATATTGTCGAGCAAGATTTTGTGCCCAGCCGTACGGCCACGCACCCGATCTTGCGCGGCATCGAGCAGGCGCCGCAGCTGAAGGGCTACGTACTCGCAACCCCACGGCAGAGCGCGCAGGTGCTACTGGCCGGGCCGCGCGGCGACACCCTGCTGGCGGCGTGGCAGTTTGGCCTCGGCCGCGGGTTGGCCTGGACGAGCGATTTCAAAGGTGCGTGGGCCGGCGCGTGGGTTGGCTGGGATGAGTTTCCACGCTTCAGTGCGCAGCTGCTCGGCTGGCTGCTGCCGCCGCAAAACAGCCAGGAGCTGACACTACAGACCAGCTCGTCGGGCGCGGATCTGCTGCTGAGCGCCCAGGCACAGGATGCGCTCGGCCAGCCGCGCACCGGCCTGACGATCGCCGGCCAGCTGCTGGCCACCGACACGATCAGCACGGCGGTGACGCTGCGCGAAGTCGGGCCGGGCCAGTATCGCGCGGCGCTGAGCGGCGCACGGCCGGGCGTCTACCTGGTGCAGCTGATCGCACGCGATCAGCGGGGCCAGCCGATCGGCGCGGTGACGGCCGGGGCAGTGGTGCCACAGAGCGCCGAGTATCGCAGCCGTGGTGCAAACCCGGCGGTGCTCGAGGCGCTGGCGCGCGGCACTGGCGGGCGCCAGAATGTGGCAGCCGAGCGGGCCTTCGACCCGAATCGCGCCAGCCAGGGCGCGGTGCGCGAGATCGGTATGGCGCTGCTGTGGATGGCACTACTGCTGCTGCCGCTCGATATCGCGCTGCGCCGGCTGCTATTCACCCGGCCAGCGCGGGCCGGTGGCCCACAGCGTGTCGCGCAACCCCAGCACTCCGCGCCTGAGCCAGCCAAGCCCCAGAACGCCAGCCCCCAGCCGCCGGCCCGCCGCCTGCGGCCCCAGAACTCCGAGCTCGAGCGGCTGCGCGAGGCCCAGGAGCGTGCGCGGCGCCGCGCCAGGGGCGAGGAGTGA
- a CDS encoding BatA and WFA domain-containing protein produces the protein MAFLTPFALLSAAIIGPIIVAMYLLKLRREERRVSSTFLWRRVVRDVEANAPWQKLRRNLLLLLQLLLLALLALALARPFLRTTGIAGRNLVVIIDRSASMAATDMAPSRLAAAKQQAIRLIDQLPDDGRATIVAAGGLIEVPVAASTDRRQLRDAIEAIQPRTGGGSDLAQALTLAAALSSREADSEIAIISDGNVRPLDAIQPVPATVRYFPIGSGSENVAVSAMALQPSPAGQTLFAQATNYGQRAATRRMDIYLDDTLFNAYNLTIDPGADQSVVLEVPATVRKAEARLADSAGADALALDDRGWAVSTLGEGTTVRIVGPGNRFLEVGLGLLPNIRTTLVPTTTAAFTETAAQVPVTILDGVVPATLPPGNLFFIAPPRSTEFFSITGQIDFPALRPAPGDEPLLRNIKLSDVSVLKANKLAPGAWARTVVDGDGGPMLVAGERDGRRIVVLAFDLHASDLPVQVAFPLLLSNIISYLAPGSGAEAAQLSPDQPLAIPVDTSITAVRVTNPAGTIVPLELKNGQAIDADTDTPGVYVVEQFQGDKLVARQRYAVNLFAPDESMIAPQAELKVPQTSGLQQATTSERVGRQELWRWLAALALIVLIAEWLVYQRNGIAYLRQRWQGRRARQGLPSG, from the coding sequence ATGGCCTTTCTGACGCCATTTGCACTCCTCAGCGCGGCGATCATCGGCCCGATCATCGTGGCCATGTACTTGCTGAAACTGCGCCGCGAGGAGCGCCGCGTCTCGTCGACGTTCCTGTGGCGGCGGGTTGTGCGCGATGTCGAGGCCAATGCGCCCTGGCAGAAGCTGCGCCGCAACTTGCTGCTGCTGTTACAGCTGCTGCTGCTGGCGCTGCTGGCGCTGGCGCTGGCGCGGCCATTCTTGCGCACCACTGGCATCGCCGGGCGCAACCTGGTTGTGATCATCGACCGCTCGGCTAGTATGGCGGCCACCGACATGGCGCCCAGCCGGCTCGCGGCCGCCAAGCAGCAGGCGATCAGGTTGATCGACCAGCTGCCCGACGACGGGCGCGCCACAATCGTCGCGGCGGGCGGTCTGATCGAGGTGCCGGTGGCTGCCAGCACCGACCGCCGCCAGCTGCGCGATGCGATTGAGGCCATCCAGCCACGTACCGGCGGCGGCAGCGACCTTGCACAGGCGCTGACACTCGCCGCTGCGCTTTCGTCGCGCGAGGCCGACAGCGAGATTGCGATCATCTCCGATGGCAATGTGCGCCCGCTCGATGCGATCCAGCCGGTGCCGGCGACGGTGCGCTACTTCCCGATCGGCAGCGGCTCTGAGAATGTGGCCGTCAGCGCCATGGCGCTCCAGCCCAGCCCGGCCGGGCAAACCCTGTTCGCCCAGGCTACGAACTATGGCCAGCGCGCGGCCACCCGGCGCATGGATATCTACCTCGACGACACGCTGTTCAATGCCTACAACCTGACGATCGACCCCGGCGCCGATCAGTCGGTGGTGCTCGAGGTGCCGGCGACGGTGCGCAAGGCCGAGGCCCGCCTGGCCGACTCGGCCGGCGCCGACGCACTGGCGCTCGACGATCGCGGCTGGGCCGTCAGCACGCTCGGCGAGGGTACTACTGTGCGGATCGTAGGCCCCGGCAACCGCTTCCTCGAAGTTGGCCTCGGTCTGCTGCCGAATATTCGCACCACACTGGTGCCGACCACCACGGCCGCATTTACCGAGACGGCCGCGCAGGTTCCGGTGACGATTCTCGATGGCGTGGTGCCGGCCACGCTGCCGCCCGGTAACCTGTTCTTCATCGCACCGCCGCGCTCGACCGAGTTCTTCTCGATCACCGGGCAGATCGACTTCCCGGCACTGCGCCCGGCCCCCGGCGACGAGCCGCTGCTGCGGAATATCAAGCTCAGCGATGTGAGCGTGCTGAAGGCCAACAAGCTTGCGCCCGGCGCCTGGGCCCGCACAGTGGTCGATGGCGATGGCGGGCCGATGCTGGTGGCTGGCGAGCGTGATGGCCGCCGGATCGTCGTGCTCGCATTCGACCTGCATGCGTCCGACCTGCCGGTGCAGGTGGCCTTTCCGCTGCTGCTGTCGAACATCATTAGCTACCTGGCACCCGGCAGCGGCGCCGAGGCGGCCCAGCTCTCGCCCGACCAGCCACTGGCCATCCCGGTCGACACCAGCATCACAGCGGTGCGCGTGACCAACCCCGCTGGCACAATTGTGCCGCTGGAGCTTAAGAACGGCCAGGCGATCGATGCCGATACCGATACCCCCGGCGTGTACGTGGTTGAGCAGTTCCAGGGCGATAAGCTGGTGGCGCGCCAGCGCTACGCCGTCAACCTGTTTGCGCCCGATGAGTCGATGATCGCCCCACAGGCCGAGCTGAAGGTGCCGCAGACCAGCGGGCTGCAACAGGCTACCACAAGCGAGCGCGTCGGCCGGCAGGAGCTGTGGCGCTGGCTGGCGGCGCTCGCGCTGATCGTGCTGATCGCCGAGTGGCTGGTGTACCAGCGCAACGGCATCGCCTACCTGCGCCAGCGCTGGCAGGGCCGCCGCGCACGGCAGGGCCTGCCCAGCGGCTAA
- a CDS encoding Uma2 family endonuclease encodes MSILTPVRTTQAIEYPDSDGQPMADNTKQFRWIVTIQGGLDALFNANPAVFVAGDLLWYPVEGQPHIRVAPDAMVVFGRPKGDRGSYQQWREAGIAPQVVFEVLSPGNTLNEMLDKLRFYERYGVEEFYLYDPDRGGLSGYTGGAGELTVIAEMRGWVSPRLGIRFELENGELQLYRPDGRLFESYAELEQARTQAEQARTQAEQARTQAEQARAQAEQRAERLAAQLRALGVDPDAET; translated from the coding sequence ATGAGCATACTAACGCCAGTACGTACAACTCAGGCAATCGAATACCCTGATAGTGATGGGCAGCCCATGGCCGACAACACCAAACAATTTCGCTGGATTGTGACCATCCAGGGTGGCCTCGATGCGCTCTTCAACGCCAACCCGGCCGTATTTGTCGCTGGCGACTTGCTGTGGTACCCGGTTGAAGGCCAACCGCACATCCGGGTCGCGCCCGACGCCATGGTCGTGTTTGGCCGGCCGAAAGGCGACCGTGGCTCGTACCAGCAGTGGCGCGAGGCCGGCATTGCGCCCCAGGTGGTGTTCGAGGTGCTCTCGCCCGGCAATACGCTGAATGAGATGCTCGACAAACTGCGCTTCTACGAGCGCTATGGCGTCGAAGAGTTCTACCTGTACGACCCCGATCGGGGTGGGCTGAGCGGCTACACCGGTGGCGCCGGCGAGCTGACTGTGATTGCCGAGATGCGCGGCTGGGTCAGCCCGCGATTGGGCATCCGCTTTGAGTTGGAGAACGGCGAGCTACAGCTGTACCGGCCCGACGGCCGCCTGTTTGAGTCATACGCCGAGCTCGAGCAGGCGCGTACCCAGGCCGAGCAGGCGCGTACCCAGGCCGAGCAGGCGCGTACCCAGGCCGAGCAGGCGCGTGCCCAGGCCGAGCAGCGCGCCGAGCGACTGGCCGCGCAGCTGCGCGCGCTGGGTGTCGACCCCGATGCGGAAACGTAG
- a CDS encoding DUF58 domain-containing protein, which yields MAGDMQGERRSPRRGSSVEFADFRPYARGDDIRQIDWNLYARMERFFLKLMVAEEELTIHLLIDNSASMDWGEPNKLLYARRAAGAFGYVALSSLDRVTVTALAAGKAQQLPSVRGKRGALPLFDFLQKLPAGASGSLLATARRYVQTARNVGPLLLCSDLMDPEWHEALRALTARPFEITIMHILAPQELRPDLDGDFRLLDAEGGAPIEITADLEVLRQYDQTLRAWRAEIESFCSGRGINYIFVDTAVPVEEFVLSNLRRRGVLK from the coding sequence ATGGCTGGCGACATGCAGGGCGAGCGCCGCAGCCCACGCCGCGGCAGCTCGGTTGAGTTCGCCGACTTCCGGCCATACGCGCGCGGCGACGACATCCGCCAGATCGATTGGAACCTGTATGCGCGCATGGAGCGCTTCTTCCTGAAGCTCATGGTCGCCGAGGAAGAGCTGACCATCCACCTGCTGATCGATAACAGCGCGTCGATGGATTGGGGTGAGCCGAACAAGCTGCTGTATGCCCGGCGCGCGGCCGGCGCGTTCGGCTACGTCGCGCTCTCGAGCCTCGACCGGGTGACTGTGACGGCGCTGGCGGCCGGTAAAGCCCAGCAGCTGCCCAGTGTGCGCGGTAAGCGCGGCGCGCTGCCGCTGTTCGACTTTCTACAAAAATTGCCCGCCGGCGCGAGCGGCAGCCTGCTGGCCACCGCCCGGCGCTACGTGCAGACGGCGCGCAATGTTGGGCCGCTGCTGCTCTGCTCGGATCTGATGGATCCGGAGTGGCACGAGGCGCTGCGCGCGCTCACTGCGCGGCCGTTCGAGATCACCATCATGCACATCCTGGCGCCGCAAGAGCTGCGGCCCGATCTCGACGGCGACTTCCGGCTGCTCGATGCCGAGGGCGGCGCGCCGATCGAGATCACTGCCGACCTCGAGGTGTTGCGCCAGTACGATCAAACCCTGCGCGCGTGGCGCGCCGAGATCGAGAGCTTCTGTAGCGGGCGCGGCATCAACTATATCTTTGTCGACACCGCCGTGCCAGTCGAGGAGTTTGTGCTGTCGAACTTGCGGCGGCGCGGCGTGCTGAAGTAG